A genomic window from Vitis riparia cultivar Riparia Gloire de Montpellier isolate 1030 chromosome 18, EGFV_Vit.rip_1.0, whole genome shotgun sequence includes:
- the LOC117906302 gene encoding uncharacterized protein LOC117906302, giving the protein MASEDDLCRDYLLLKPEEASFLDLVRVLCCSEWEKRGFIECTEEKELMRERRWIIFISLLVQKMLLYLRKPMAITGSVVELWLNLLSSNGGFLALLLNLLKGKMALPDKSSAEFTSVLGNLDTRVDLDRSIKNDDHRYTLSLSIMAAKLSYENEDFVQSVVRDHWKMEFLTFYNFWNEYQKKFSTQAFMFRDTSSDPALIVVAFRGTEPFDADAWRTDFDISWYKLPNVGKIHGGFMKALGQQKRIGWPKEIEQGNDSSLLAYYTIRQQLREILHKDEKAKFIVTGHSLGGALAILFVAILAYHEESWLMEKLEGVYTFGQPRVGDEQFGKFMEEKFRTHNVRYLRCVYCNDMVVRLPYDDRILLFKHFGTCLYFNSCYRGEVVREEPDKNYFSVVWAIPKILNAVWELIRSFIIPYIKGPDYREGWFQRLLRVVGLVIPGLSDHGPQDYVNTTRLGSLPLTPQL; this is encoded by the exons ATGGCTTCCGAGGATGATCTCTGTAGAGATTATCTGCTGTTGAAACCAGAAGAAGCTAGCTTCTTGGATCTGGTTCGCGTTCTGTGTTGTTCTGAATGGGAGAAAAGAGGATTTATAGAGTGTACAGAAGAGAAGGAGCTGATGAGAGAGCGCCGATGGATCATATTCATCTCCCTCCTTGTGCAGAAAATGCTCCTTTACCTGAGAAAGCCTATGGCTATCACTGGGTCTGTAGTGGAGCTGTGGCTGAATCTTCTCTCAAGCAATGGCGGCTTTCTGGCCCTCCTGTTAAATCTCTTGAAAG GGAAGATGGCGCTGCCAGATAAATCGTCAGCAGAATTCACATCAGTGTTGGGAAATCTTGACACTAGAGTGGACTTAGACAGGAGCATAAAAAACGATGACCACAGATATACCCTCTCATTGTCTATAATGGCTGCTAAATTATCGTACGAGAATGAAGATTTCGTCCAATCTGTTGTCAGAGATCACTGGaag ATGGAATTCTTGACGTTTTACAATTTCTGGAACG AATATCAAAAGAAATTCTCAACGCAAGCCTTCATGTTCCGTGATACAAGTAGTGATCCTGCCCTCATCGTAGTGGCGTTCAGAGGCACCGAGCCATTTGACGCGGATGCGTGGAGGACAGATTTTGACATCTCATGGTACAAGCTACCCAATGTGGGTAAGATCCATGGTGGATTCATGAAAGCTCTCGGCCAGCAAAAGCGCATAGGGTGGCCGAAGGAGATTGAACAAGGCAATGACAGTTCATTATTGGCTTACTATACCATTAGACAACAGCTGAGAGAGATTCTGCACAAGGATGAAAAAGCAAAGTTTATAGTGACGGGACACAGCTTGGGCGGGGCACTAGCAATCCTGTTTGTGGCTATTCTAGCGTATCATGAGGAGTCCTGGTTGATGGAGAAGTTGGAAGGGGTCTACACTTTTGGGCAGCCAAGGGTGGGGGATGAGCAGTTTGGGAAGTTCATGGAGGAGAAGTTTAGAACGCATAATGTGAGATATTTGAGATGCGTTTACTGCAACGATATGGTGGTTAGGTTGCCTTATGATGACAGAATCCTCTTGTTTAAGCACTTTGGGACCTGCCTCTACTTCAATAGCTGCTACAGGGGGGAG GTGGTACGGGAGGAACCAGACAAGAATTACTTCTCCGTGGTGTGGGCCATTCCCAAGATCTTAAATGCAGTTTGGGAGCTGATTAGAAGTTTTATCATCCCATACATCAAGGGTCCGGACTACAGAGAAGGGTGGTTTCAGAGATTGTTAAGGGTAGTTGGGTTGGTAATTCCTGGATTGTCAGATCATGGCCCTCAAGATTATGTTAATACCACCAGGTTGGGATCCTTGCCTTTAACTCCACAACTCTAA